ACCGAAGTAATAGACTTTTTAGTAAGCAGGGCAGGAAAGAACTAGCTTACCGAATTTTAACAAAAGTGAAAggtaaaagaaatttatgaaacgcTATTAAACATCATTAGAGAAATATCGAGAATTACAGAGGTTCGATTTCTTTCTGGACACAGTGTGTAGTCGCATTGTTTACTTCGTATATTACACGTATTACTCATAATAATGTTATATTCTAAAGAAACAGGATGCCTTACAGGAAGTATACTATAACACGAGGAAGTATACAGGAACGAGTTACAATTACAATTGtagattttatttgattacaCAGTATGCTCCCCGCATACTAAAGAATACATGAAGCAAGTAAAAAAATGTGATTGTTGCGAACCACAAGCGCGCGACgacgataataatttatacatcggataaaattaaaatgagatGCTCGTTAAACGGTGCGACGTATGGAATCGATCGCGACTAAAAATATAAGTTATAacggtaaaaataaaaagttcaacGTTACACCGCGCACGGTCGCAGTTAATAAACTTACTCGCCTATACACTATGATCACAGTTACATTCATAATAATCATAAGTTATTACATGTCATTGCCGTCTTTATCATCATCgtattattatcatatatttttactgtatatatgtacattctGGTTATAAATAGGTGTGTATGttcagtttaattaaatataatctgGTTTGAAAGCCTATGACTAGCGGTACctatttttcctttcattttattatactctgatgatgttgttgttgttgttgttggtgagtgatataataatactatCGCGCGATTTCCGTTATAAAGTTCAAGCAATTCAAACAATTATGAGTAATAACAATTACTATGCAATACTTTTTAGAAACAATTCTATGCCTTTCCTTTGATACACTGTACACGGTTTCTCCTTTGTCTCCATACACTTCgtcgaatatattattatttccgtATAATTACGTTCGAGTCTTTGAAACATTGTCCCCACACTGATAAAACGTTATACCGGCGGCACGCGCGTTACATGCGGGGCTAAGTCTGAATATTGTACACACACCTCCGCGGAACCAAACCTTTTTGATCACCCCTCGAGCAGAACAACCATTTATTGTCCACCTCGAGAATCACTTTCAGCTTCTCGCCTTCTCCGAATGCAAGAAGCATTTTGTTATCTGACGGATTTCTGTGTGTGATGGTGCGTACCTCTCTGGAACCGATATTTGCGgtactgttattttattaatctataaaatcaaaacagaaaaacaaacgaaacgttAAGCAACCAATCTGTAAACTCAAAGAAAGTATAAAAGCTTCTTAACAACTGTAACATGAGATCAGATctgaaaatatatatgaataataattatgtttaataacgCACTGCTACCGATGGTACCACTAGAactgcaaataataaataatatatcctAAAGTATTTCACTAATGCCATGttgataataaaacaaaattcgaaCCTCTACTAAACATGAGTTATTCCCAGGTGACTAAAACAATGAATCCattcataattgaataatacaaattaaatcttGTACTTACTTCAGAGGTTTCTTTGTAGGAGGATTTCTCGTAGCAGCTGCAGTTGTGGTTGGTCGTGGTAAAGATGTGGACGCTGCTCGTCTCTGCGGAGACACCATGTGCTTCTCTTTAGACATCACACCGTAAGATTTGTAGGGCAGAGAACTAGGTCGCGCTAAGGTTCGCGCTGTTCCCGCGTGTTCCACGTCTACCCTGCTGGTACGTTTTGTTGTctctttgttccttaattctACAGGCTTTTTTGGTGCGGTTTTCGTCGTCGACAACATGACAGGTTTCTTCAACGACGGAATTCCCGAGACCGGGGATTTTGTATTCTTAGCGTGACCTACAGTGGTGTTCGACTGTTTCACCGGAGACGTAAGGAGCCTGGGAATTTTCGATTTCCCTAAACTGGTGGGTGTTCGCGTTGGCGACGAAGGAGACGGCGTGGCTTGGTTCTTCGTGTCTTCCTTTCCAACCATTAGTTCCCACTTCTCCTGAAGCTTCCTGAACTTCATCTCTCCAGGCATGTTCTCGTCTGTCTTCTTCTCCGGGCTACGAGACTTTACACGAGCGGAGGGATGATGATGCTTGCTCGACGCCCTGTTCAATGGCGAGTGCTCCAGGCTATCGGTGTAATCCTCGGAATCCTCGGACGCCAATTTATCTAAAGCCCTGATCGCTTTGGAGCCTACAGGATTGCTTAAACGTTTCTTCACTGTTTCCGCGTCTGACTTATGCTGGCCAGATTTGTCGTCGTAATTACTGTAAGCGACACAGGAACGCGGGCGTACCTTCCTTGGACTAGAGACAGCTGCGCAAACATCCGCTTTATCAAACTGATGCTCTTTTGAAGCAACATCGACGTTCCTAAAGTTTACAGCCTACAATGCATCAGTTTAGGTTAACGATGGAGGTCTTGAGAAACGTTCAGCTTGTTTTGTAACCTTTGTGCAATGATACTCACGTTTAAATTATGgttattcaaatttccaaaactattgtGAAGCTGACGATACTGATACAGAAGATCCAATTGAAATGGGCAAAGGGAGAGGGGACTTAAAACGTGTAAGAGAGCGTTGACAACTTCACGCGCGTTCGCATTGGCTAAAGCGTTGACGAATATATTGTTACTGTTATAATGCTTCCTCAAGATCGATTCCCTTGTGCATAAATATGCGAACCACGCGTCTAAAGCATTCAAACTGAAAGAATAAAGCATTCGTTAACGAATGTAATTAGATTGTAATCATCGATTGTGTCTATACATCAGTTGCGTTAACTTACtttaataaaccaaatacaAATGCATGGAATTTCAACATTCCTTCTGTCATGACATCCTCGCCATTGATTTTTTGTACTAATTCGTTCAGTGTTTTGGTAACTGGATCCTGCTGGGAAGACGCCTCGACAACCTGCCAGACGCTATTCGTTATTGGTCCAAACGTAGAATTTAAATGTGGCTTCAATCCATCCGACATTATAGCGTACAAAGCAGGACATAAATGGTTAAGACAGATTTGCGCGCACTCGTTTTTATCACCATAATTCTGTTTAAGTTCCGTAGGAACGAAACCTCCGTCCCAATATTCCAACAACAAATCCACCGCTTTGATCACGGACAGTATCATTTCTGAAAATTGATTGACACAGATGAGTATATTATCTCATTGACATTATCgcgattgaaaaagaaattatttatacttctcTTTTCGCCTAGGTCTACAGGTTTATTCTCAGGACTCGTATCCCTCCTTTCTTCCATAAGCGCACAATTTTTACTTTGTTCATTtggaattgtatttaaattattgatcTAAAGACAAGGAGAAATGTTAGCAATGTACCGATAATCGACCGATGAAATAAAACGTTCAAGTTTCAAATCACCTTATTGTCTAAATATTTCTTCCTTTGGTTTACAGCGAAACTGACAGTCTTTTTCTGTGATTCTAACATATCAGTATTTTTGGTAATATCCTTGTTCATTCTCAGAGCTAGAAATTTTCTCACATACGCTCTAAATTTAAGATCAGGGTCGTCGATATCTCCGTCGCTGCTCTGCGAGGAGAAGCCGCTACGTTTTAAATACTCCTCCAGCTGTTTCACGTCGTCCTCGCTATTCTCCGAAGTTTCAGTCTCTATGTCTCCTGTGCTGATTATGTCGTTCATCCTCTCCTGATATCTCTCCTCCATCTCGTCAATGTCCTTCTCCGAGTCGATAATTTTTCCGCGATACAGTAACTGCAGATCATTGTTCATATAATATGGCTCTTGCAAGGACATTCTCTTGTTCGCCTCGGGTGCTTGCTGATCCTCTATTTCCTCGACGTCCCCCATTTCGAACATGCTGTACCTCTTACTCGCAGGAACcttattttttcttaaaatactTCTAGGTAAAGGTGGTCTTGGTGGCACTTTTCCGTTGCAAACGTCGGATTCACGGTCCCCGTGCGGCAACGAGAGGGATCGCTTCGAAAACGTCGGGTAGACCGTCTTGGTTTTGCTGACTTGTTTGTACGCCTTTTTGTCGTTACTCACTAAACTGGCCTCGGAACTAATACTATCGTAACGGTAAAGATATAACGGATTAGTCGTGTTGTTCGACGTTTGCTGGTTCGTCGACGAGTCGGTCAATATCGTAGAAGAACCTCGGTATCCAGAAGACGGCTGAGTCGCGGTGCTGCTGGTGGAGGACGAGTTATTTGGTATGATTTCACTTATAGGTCGAGATTTATGGCGCATAGGGGGTGATAAACAGAACAACGGCTTCTTCATTTCCTCGTTGATGTTGATGTGCTTGGAAACCTCCGGTACATCGTGCAGGATCTTCTTGTACTCGACAGGCAGGAGGAATGTCAACGACTCCCAGTCTTTCACGTGTGAGAATCCACGTTGACGCAACGCATCTATGTCATTGCACGAGAACGGTCTACCAGCAGATTTACCGCCGTGTTGTCTCCAGCTAACCTTACTTCTACCGTAGCACTGCGGCTTCAAGGCTACGTTGTCCAACCTCGTgtctttgatatttaaaaacgATAAGTCAGGTAACGCATAATTCGGATATACAACGTATATTGGTTTTTTATTCACTATCGTTTCCCTCAGAGACGGATTCTCCTTCTCCGCTGGCTGCGGGAACAGCAATGACGTTTGAACCGCATTGTCTTCCATTTCAGCTATCGCTTGAATACCCGTTGTTTTGCAAATCGAATACTTCTTCTCCAATGATCGGATCCACGCAGTTTTCCTTTGATGGTCGTACGCGTTGGACGCAACGTCGAAGCTGTTTTGGACGTTATCGTTGTCTTGCGTTAAATCTAACTTGGACATGCTCTCGGACAGTTCTTCTACCGATGCTGATGACATCATTTCATCTTTCTGTTCAATGATTATCGACGAATGCTTTGGAATGTCGTTAGAAACGTTTTTCGGCTTTTCCGTTTCTTGATTACTGTGAAGATCTCCTTTAACCCAATTTATAGAAAAGTCACTTTCTGGCACCTGACATTTGGAagtactatttatatttttccgttGTATTTGGGTATTTGTATTAGTACCACTATCACTAGCGCTATTGCTTGTAGGCCATCCGTTGTCGCTGACGGAGTCTGACTGGTCGAAGGTGAGACTCATTCCGTCCGCACTCATACttttttgtttcataaataatttcacaagACTTAAGTTTTGCAACTTCTTCCCTGATGAAGCGTGCTCCCCACTGTCTGAGCATTCTTCGTTTGTAGAACGGCTCATTACGGATCCTGAACTGTGCAACTGTTGTGGATGATTATTTGATTCCGCAGAATCGACCTGTTAACagatatattcaatttaaatagcGACCCTTGATCACGGAAAGGTTCTTTGAGACTTACAGAAAAATTTAGAGGTACATTGATGTGCTGTAGTTGAGTAGCTTGAGTAAGATCTGGTAAACTCTGACTTCTCTTATTTGTCCCGAGTAGAATATTCCCGACACCTTGTAAAAATTCTGGATTCGTGTTATTATTGCCCGAGGGATGACGAGTCATAATTTTATTCATGGAGGAATGTTTCAAGTTACTCCATGTAGTATAAATTTTCGAATCAGAGCATGCCATTGATAAatctaatacatttttcaagtcggtatttctattgtaatatgCTTCTgatgtttcatcatttttctgtttctctgtAAAAGGCATCATTGCAACTACATCTGTGTCTACTACTAGTGTACAGtgatataattgtttatatttgtacCTTGATTTTCAAAATCTTGAGAGCCATCCGAGTACATTGTAATACTACCCTCAAACGCGATGGTGTAATTGTCTTTGTTGTTCACTTGGCATGTTAGTAACATATCTTCACAGTCCAGAGAGTCGACGCTGTAACTACCCCCTGGTGGTAGCACGGGTGTCTCTTTCAGAGGGGAAAAGAGCAACGACGATTTGCAAATGGAAATGGTGTCCGTCGTTGAACAGGCTGAATCTTCTCCCTTGAAATAGAAATACATCGTTATTGTATTTTACATGCTTATTAATGATCTATCATGCACTTTGCAGCACTAGCAGAGCTCATTTCCATGCATCTGTTAAATGGCATGATTTGGTTTATTGGTTTAATGGTATGTAACATCTTTTATGTCTATTACATAATCAAATTAGCTTAAACTCATGTTCTTCATTGGCCATGCAGAAGTACTGCAACCAAATTGCATTTTACTTTTGTAATAAGCAAAACTCAAGTCCACTTAAATCTCAAACTTCATTATCAACATGGGATAACAAATTTAACGTTCTCAGCCATTGTCATACCTGGCTGCTGGTATGAGGGCTGATAGATGAACCAATGTCAAGCTTTTCCATAACAGATCCAGATATACTGGCATATCGTTCCCTTTGATAGTTAAACTGCCATGAAATTGGAATACACAATATGTTTAGAACAGACTATTTACAAGATACGTTCAAGAAATACaaatgtttgaaactgttatgaCAAGAAAACAATTGTCACTTACTTAAAtgacatgtaaaatattattcacaGAAATaacgtattttataaaataaccaGTTGTCCCAATTTGCATAACGGAGAACTACTTTCTAAAGATTATGCAACTTCATTTGCAacataacattgaaaataacaaattatacaACTTGTACAGtgaataataattcttattataatCACCTCTGAATGCTGAACTGGATCTGTGCACATGACAGGCAGGGCTGTAAGCAAAGTATGAATATCTGCTGTACGAAAACTCTCCATATCAATCTCAGCCAAGTTAGCATCCAGATTACGGGCAAGATCATCGTAGTAACCCAAATCCTCCTTGGAATACGAAGCAGAGAGCGAGGACAGTACACTAGGATGAATATGAAGCCCTCCATCTCTGTAGCTGAAATTTTATACGTGTACATAAGGCTTCTACCAAACCGTTAAAACAGAAGCGTGttcaaatatatatcaaatatacCCGTAGTCGATGAACCACTGATATTCCACATTATCCTGTACAAATTCAGAATCAATTAAGTCGTGTTGCATGGAATCTGTGGCAGGATTAGAATTGCAATCTGATCCCGGTGTTTGTGGATCTTCCATCACCGCAGCCCCTTTACCTGCACCTACAATGCACAATATCGTGCAAATTAATAACAAACAACACAAAAGAAAACAACTttcgataaaaaaaagaatcgcATTGAACAGAAACAACAACAGCGCATATTTCACATACACAGTGTACTGTCGTAGCTTTTTAAACATGTTCGCTCGTTCTGGTAATGAAACATTGTAAAACGTCCTGTTGTCCCAATCTACTGTCAACAGTTACATGTTTCGATCGGACATGTCCGTGTTGTTTACTCTTCCATTATCGCAGATGAAAATTTGGCACGTACGTGGTCTGTCAATTAGACAAGCCACATAGGAAAACAAGCACAGTCGAGTATTACCTTGAAATCATTACATTGTTGCAAAGAGGAGAGGCTGACACTACTTGACAACCATTCTTTATCGATGTAACGCGCAAATACAGACAacggggccgagataaccgatGAATGACATTTCGACAGCGCTACGAGAGCAAGAATCGCCGAGTTAGTCCCGATAATGCCATCAACGACGCACTGATAAGGATGTGAGTATTTTCCTCTTCCTCTACCATACACGCGTTGAATGTTCACGATAAAGCAGAATTGTCAGCCAATGACGTCAGGCTGAGGTTATGGCGGACGTATTTGAGCGAGTGCGCTCGTGCTCCGTATCGGGGATGATCAAGGCTGCACGTCATTGCAACGCTCTCAAGAGGGCGTGTTTTAAGGTTAGCTGTcacgtaataaataattaatcgatcgACTTGAGCATGTTACTTTTAGATTGGGCAATCGATGACACCTTGGCGAATGCGTGACAAATAGATGATTATCGAAAACCACTTCTCGCGGACGAAGATCAACGTCCGAAAGCGAATCAACGAAGCGAAACCTCCTAAATCGTACGTCGATTTCGATTCAAAACGGACCTCGAACCACACATGACTCGATAAGAAATTCAACTACGCGCCCAAAACGATGTCGCGATTAAATTCGATATATCACTTACTGACATGTCACCATGTGCGTCTGACACACTGCGTATCACGgaatcattttatttctattcaacACGCCCGATTTGATGTCACTTAATCAACGGTACTCTACTCCAAATACCAAATAGACAGtattattttaatcgaattacaCGAATTATATTCTCATACCGAAAAACAGTGTCAACAATTCTACACAGGAGTCGAAGATGCGTATACCAATACTTCTCCCGCCCACTTGTCGAGCAATTGTTTAAACAACACAGTCGCGGTAATACCGTCGTAACTCACTGAACGTTACCATTCATAGTCAGCGATGAACTGTTCGACGAATAGTTAAATGCACAATGCATTTCCGCGGATGCTGTTCGAGATTCCTGCTCGCGCGCGTGCGACGATGATTGTTTACCTCGCAGAAATGCAAAgagtaaaagaaatttcaatctgAATCGGCAATCGTACCTCGAAGAGATTTCTTCCACCGCATCGTCGCCGGTCGCCGGAATCTAGTTCTGCGGAAAATATTTACACCGGATAAATGTTAACCGAAAACACTGATGCCCACGACCATATGGCGACAACCTGGCCGTCGCTCATAgttagaaattcattttaactgCGCCTACGGAGCACACGGTCGCTCATGCGGCGCATGAGCATTACCGATCCGGCGTAAAGGGTGGGCAAAAGGAAATCGGATACAACACGTTTAAATTAAGGTTACAACACAACGACGCTGGATAAGTATCTGTCGCTCGGTCGAGTCGTCGTTACTCGCTGAAACTGAGAAGCGACATTCTGATTCTTTTCATAAGACAACGCGGAATGCCTCTAAATGACACTTGAATTTTCAGCCGGAACGAGATAATGCGCAGCCACGCACACGCGTTCCGTCTCTCTTCGACTGTAGAAAGTGAATTGTCAAGACACGTCGGTGGAAAGGGGACTTGGCATCGTTGACTGTTTGCAGTCTGATTGTGAAGCTTCGGTTTAACTTTATTTCCGAGTTCCGGCACTGTCCAGGGAAAGTCAACGTGACTCGCGTTACAAACGATTGACAACGGAGGAAGCTGTTGCACGCCCAACGGTCTCTGCCTGCTCACACCCATCAAACGGTGCACAGCGTGTCACAAATCAAATTAACGGTAATTCGCTTTTGAATTAATTACAGAGGACAACGCTGACAAACGATAAGCGAACGAGTCATAAATTGGAGAAAGATAAGTAACGCTGAGTTCAACAGTTTCTCATATTTAGACACGCAGATAATCAGTTTACTGAACTATAATGGGAACGGATGCCTGGAATCAACGTTTGTCTTATAATCATCACGTTGAATGCGCAATGTCACAGAGTACAAAATGGAAGAATAATCATTGGATTGAATGACGCTATTACACATTAgacagcattatttacaatatagaaatatttccaaataatcatcgttcaattgagtgaactatgTAATTCAATTTAGGGGTCACCGACGACCCCACGGCATTTGTATTAAAGAAGTCTTTGAAGCGGACAGAAAAGGCGAAGAAAACTACGCGTTGAAAAGACAAAGAAGATAATAATTCCCGTCAACCTTGATAACGTAATGCAACCGGGCGTCACGGTTGCTCAACGCGTAAGAGAGAAAATCGAAAATGATCGCCGGACGATCGAATAGAACGACTCGAGTTCTCTCTCGGgctttaacgcgttaagcgccatgtcagccactggtgaccgacgcttctgaatgactaaaaaccaatcgtaacgtacaagacaaccgatgtgaaataaaaatgtttaacaacgcAACTTTTCCAACGATGgatcatttattttttgagacaaacatgtaagtcttcttcgtttcgcttcagtttttcgttaggatatattttaattgcgtttggcctgcattcgacgagtataatcattatttgattttattgcacaatcggagatttttcaaactaaactccacacATAACTGGTCAACGCATTGAACGctaatttcagctactaaaaacgcgagcgtcggtgattgtatCGATACATTTTTGAACATCGGTTAAACCAAAATTTGTAACTTCCGAGGAAGAATAAGGAGTTCGGTTTTATCATTttagtttggatttgtgttatacatatctaacaGTGAAACTACTGGACGGTTTTCCGGTTTTCCATGCCGTTGGAAAAATCATTCGCGTTGGTCCGCGCTCCGCGGCAGTGTCGAGGGCACCGGTTAATTTTAGCGGGACGTCGAAGGAGAGGGCTCGCGGTTGGAGGGGACGGGGATGAAATTGAAGAGTCGAATTTCGCGAGCTGACGAAAATTTTACGCGTGCACCGGCGAAATATAAT
This genomic window from Nomia melanderi isolate GNS246 chromosome 9, iyNomMela1, whole genome shotgun sequence contains:
- the LOC116432457 gene encoding uncharacterized protein LOC116432457 isoform X3, with product MFHYQNERTCLKSYDSTLCAGKGAAVMEDPQTPGSDCNSNPATDSMQHDLIDSEFVQDNVEYQWFIDYGYRDGGLHIHPSVLSSLSASYSKEDLGYYDDLARNLDANLAEIDMESFRTADIHTLLTALPVMCTDPVQHSEFNYQRERYASISGSVMEKLDIGSSISPHTSSQGEDSACSTTDTISICKSSLLFSPLKETPVLPPGGSYSVDSLDCEDMLLTCQVNNKDNYTIAFEGSITMYSDGSQDFENQEKQKNDETSEAYYNRNTDLKNVLDLSMACSDSKIYTTWSNLKHSSMNKIMTRHPSGNNNTNPEFLQGVGNILLGTNKRSQSLPDLTQATQLQHINVPLNFSVDSAESNNHPQQLHSSGSVMSRSTNEECSDSGEHASSGKKLQNLSLVKLFMKQKSMSADGMSLTFDQSDSVSDNGWPTSNSASDSGTNTNTQIQRKNINSTSKCQVPESDFSINWVKGDLHSNQETEKPKNVSNDIPKHSSIIIEQKDEMMSSASVEELSESMSKLDLTQDNDNVQNSFDVASNAYDHQRKTAWIRSLEKKYSICKTTGIQAIAEMEDNAVQTSLLFPQPAEKENPSLRETIVNKKPIYVVYPNYALPDLSFLNIKDTRLDNVALKPQCYGRSKVSWRQHGGKSAGRPFSCNDIDALRQRGFSHVKDWESLTFLLPVEYKKILHDVPEVSKHININEEMKKPLFCLSPPMRHKSRPISEIIPNNSSSTSSTATQPSSGYRGSSTILTDSSTNQQTSNNTTNPLYLYRYDSISSEASLVSNDKKAYKQVSKTKTVYPTFSKRSLSLPHGDRESDVCNGKVPPRPPLPRSILRKNKVPASKRYSMFEMGDVEEIEDQQAPEANKRMSLQEPYYMNNDLQLLYRGKIIDSEKDIDEMEERYQERMNDIISTGDIETETSENSEDDVKQLEEYLKRSGFSSQSSDGDIDDPDLKFRAYVRKFLALRMNKDITKNTDMLESQKKTVSFAVNQRKKYLDNKINNLNTIPNEQSKNCALMEERRDTSPENKPVDLGEKRKMILSVIKAVDLLLEYWDGGFVPTELKQNYGDKNECAQICLNHLCPALYAIMSDGLKPHLNSTFGPITNSVWQVVEASSQQDPVTKTLNELVQKINGEDVMTEGMLKFHAFVFGLLNLNALDAWFAYLCTRESILRKHYNSNNIFVNALANANAREVVNALLHVLSPLSLCPFQLDLLYQYRQLHNSFGNLNNHNLNAVNFRNVDVASKEHQFDKADVCAAVSSPRKVRPRSCVAYSNYDDKSGQHKSDAETVKKRLSNPVGSKAIRALDKLASEDSEDYTDSLEHSPLNRASSKHHHPSARVKSRSPEKKTDENMPGEMKFRKLQEKWELMVGKEDTKNQATPSPSSPTRTPTSLGKSKIPRLLTSPVKQSNTTVGHAKNTKSPVSGIPSLKKPVMLSTTKTAPKKPVELRNKETTKRTSRVDVEHAGTARTLARPSSLPYKSYGVMSKEKHMVSPQRRAASTSLPRPTTTAAATRNPPTKKPLKEVRTITHRNPSDNKMLLAFGEGEKLKVILEVDNKWLFCSRGDQKGLVPRRCVYNIQT
- the LOC116432457 gene encoding uncharacterized protein LOC116432457 isoform X5, giving the protein MRWKKSLRGAGKGAAVMEDPQTPGSDCNSNPATDSMQHDLIDSEFVQDNVEYQWFIDYGYRDGGLHIHPSVLSSLSASYSKEDLGYYDDLARNLDANLAEIDMESFRTADIHTLLTALPVMCTDPVQHSEFNYQRERYASISGSVMEKLDIGSSISPHTSSQGEDSACSTTDTISICKSSLLFSPLKETPVLPPGGSYSVDSLDCEDMLLTCQVNNKDNYTIAFEGSITMYSDGSQDFENQEKQKNDETSEAYYNRNTDLKNVLDLSMACSDSKIYTTWSNLKHSSMNKIMTRHPSGNNNTNPEFLQGVGNILLGTNKRSQSLPDLTQATQLQHINVPLNFSVDSAESNNHPQQLHSSGSVMSRSTNEECSDSGEHASSGKKLQNLSLVKLFMKQKSMSADGMSLTFDQSDSVSDNGWPTSNSASDSGTNTNTQIQRKNINSTSKCQVPESDFSINWVKGDLHSNQETEKPKNVSNDIPKHSSIIIEQKDEMMSSASVEELSESMSKLDLTQDNDNVQNSFDVASNAYDHQRKTAWIRSLEKKYSICKTTGIQAIAEMEDNAVQTSLLFPQPAEKENPSLRETIVNKKPIYVVYPNYALPDLSFLNIKDTRLDNVALKPQCYGRSKVSWRQHGGKSAGRPFSCNDIDALRQRGFSHVKDWESLTFLLPVEYKKILHDVPEVSKHININEEMKKPLFCLSPPMRHKSRPISEIIPNNSSSTSSTATQPSSGYRGSSTILTDSSTNQQTSNNTTNPLYLYRYDSISSEASLVSNDKKAYKQVSKTKTVYPTFSKRSLSLPHGDRESDVCNGKVPPRPPLPRSILRKNKVPASKRYSMFEMGDVEEIEDQQAPEANKRMSLQEPYYMNNDLQLLYRGKIIDSEKDIDEMEERYQERMNDIISTGDIETETSENSEDDVKQLEEYLKRSGFSSQSSDGDIDDPDLKFRAYVRKFLALRMNKDITKNTDMLESQKKTVSFAVNQRKKYLDNKINNLNTIPNEQSKNCALMEERRDTSPENKPVDLGEKRKMILSVIKAVDLLLEYWDGGFVPTELKQNYGDKNECAQICLNHLCPALYAIMSDGLKPHLNSTFGPITNSVWQVVEASSQQDPVTKTLNELVQKINGEDVMTEGMLKFHAFVFGLLNLNALDAWFAYLCTRESILRKHYNSNNIFVNALANANAREVVNALLHVLSPLSLCPFQLDLLYQYRQLHNSFGNLNNHNLNAVNFRNVDVASKEHQFDKADVCAAVSSPRKVRPRSCVAYSNYDDKSGQHKSDAETVKKRLSNPVGSKAIRALDKLASEDSEDYTDSLEHSPLNRASSKHHHPSARVKSRSPEKKTDENMPGEMKFRKLQEKWELMVGKEDTKNQATPSPSSPTRTPTSLGKSKIPRLLTSPVKQSNTTVGHAKNTKSPVSGIPSLKKPVMLSTTKTAPKKPVELRNKETTKRTSRVDVEHAGTARTLARPSSLPYKSYGVMSKEKHMVSPQRRAASTSLPRPTTTAAATRNPPTKKPLKEVRTITHRNPSDNKMLLAFGEGEKLKVILEVDNKWLFCSRGDQKGLVPRRCVYNIQT
- the LOC116432457 gene encoding uncharacterized protein LOC116432457 isoform X4 — its product is MNALATDTVCGNGEHVGAGKGAAVMEDPQTPGSDCNSNPATDSMQHDLIDSEFVQDNVEYQWFIDYGYRDGGLHIHPSVLSSLSASYSKEDLGYYDDLARNLDANLAEIDMESFRTADIHTLLTALPVMCTDPVQHSEFNYQRERYASISGSVMEKLDIGSSISPHTSSQGEDSACSTTDTISICKSSLLFSPLKETPVLPPGGSYSVDSLDCEDMLLTCQVNNKDNYTIAFEGSITMYSDGSQDFENQEKQKNDETSEAYYNRNTDLKNVLDLSMACSDSKIYTTWSNLKHSSMNKIMTRHPSGNNNTNPEFLQGVGNILLGTNKRSQSLPDLTQATQLQHINVPLNFSVDSAESNNHPQQLHSSGSVMSRSTNEECSDSGEHASSGKKLQNLSLVKLFMKQKSMSADGMSLTFDQSDSVSDNGWPTSNSASDSGTNTNTQIQRKNINSTSKCQVPESDFSINWVKGDLHSNQETEKPKNVSNDIPKHSSIIIEQKDEMMSSASVEELSESMSKLDLTQDNDNVQNSFDVASNAYDHQRKTAWIRSLEKKYSICKTTGIQAIAEMEDNAVQTSLLFPQPAEKENPSLRETIVNKKPIYVVYPNYALPDLSFLNIKDTRLDNVALKPQCYGRSKVSWRQHGGKSAGRPFSCNDIDALRQRGFSHVKDWESLTFLLPVEYKKILHDVPEVSKHININEEMKKPLFCLSPPMRHKSRPISEIIPNNSSSTSSTATQPSSGYRGSSTILTDSSTNQQTSNNTTNPLYLYRYDSISSEASLVSNDKKAYKQVSKTKTVYPTFSKRSLSLPHGDRESDVCNGKVPPRPPLPRSILRKNKVPASKRYSMFEMGDVEEIEDQQAPEANKRMSLQEPYYMNNDLQLLYRGKIIDSEKDIDEMEERYQERMNDIISTGDIETETSENSEDDVKQLEEYLKRSGFSSQSSDGDIDDPDLKFRAYVRKFLALRMNKDITKNTDMLESQKKTVSFAVNQRKKYLDNKINNLNTIPNEQSKNCALMEERRDTSPENKPVDLGEKRKMILSVIKAVDLLLEYWDGGFVPTELKQNYGDKNECAQICLNHLCPALYAIMSDGLKPHLNSTFGPITNSVWQVVEASSQQDPVTKTLNELVQKINGEDVMTEGMLKFHAFVFGLLNLNALDAWFAYLCTRESILRKHYNSNNIFVNALANANAREVVNALLHVLSPLSLCPFQLDLLYQYRQLHNSFGNLNNHNLNAVNFRNVDVASKEHQFDKADVCAAVSSPRKVRPRSCVAYSNYDDKSGQHKSDAETVKKRLSNPVGSKAIRALDKLASEDSEDYTDSLEHSPLNRASSKHHHPSARVKSRSPEKKTDENMPGEMKFRKLQEKWELMVGKEDTKNQATPSPSSPTRTPTSLGKSKIPRLLTSPVKQSNTTVGHAKNTKSPVSGIPSLKKPVMLSTTKTAPKKPVELRNKETTKRTSRVDVEHAGTARTLARPSSLPYKSYGVMSKEKHMVSPQRRAASTSLPRPTTTAAATRNPPTKKPLKEVRTITHRNPSDNKMLLAFGEGEKLKVILEVDNKWLFCSRGDQKGLVPRRCVYNIQT